The window TATCACGACTGATTTCTGGAATACTCCCCATGTACTGCTTTTTTTAGTTTGAAAGAAAGCAGGAAACAGATTTCAGCGTCAGTTCTCGAGTTCATACCGGCCCGGACGATCGAGAAAACAAGGGTTCTCCTTCACTTTTTCATCCTCATATGACCCCCCGCAGGGGCAGCCGGAGTCCACACGCATGTCTTTCACACGCCTATACTCACAATAACCGGACAATCCGTTTTTTCACGTTTTACTGTTTGTCGCTTGATTTTTTACGGACAAGCCGTTAGAATTTCATCGATATATGTGCTTATGATCAAAAAAGTTATAGCTGGAAACATTGTTATTTATCTGTCCCTCGCATTGGCTTTTTCCGTCGCGCTCGTTGTCTTCATTCTGGCGGGAATGGATATCGTAATACAAACGATGACGGGCATCGCTATTTTTCTCCTGATTATTATCTGCATGTTCCTTTTCATCAGAATGAAAAGCGAGTGCCGGGAGATCAAGGAAAAACTCAAGGTCATTCCGGAAAAAGGCCTCTCGTACATCGTCGAACTCAATTTCAAGGAAAAGGGAACCGATGAAATCGGACAACTCTCCCATCATCTCAACCTGATGCTTCAGGAGATAAAAAAGGTCTTCTGGGATATCAAAGAAAATCTTTTTGAAACGAAAATAAGCATCAGCGCGCTTGAAAACATCAAACTCATCATGATCTCATATATCCAGAAAGTCGTGAATATCGGCAATGTGCGGCAGCAGTTCGAATCGATATGTAATCGCCTGAGTATCGCCTCTTCCTCCACGAAAACGATTCTGGGATCGATCATCGACCTGGCTAACCAGACAAGCCATGAAGCGGATGTAATCAATAAAACATCCGAGGCACTCACGACCCTTCTTTCCGCCATCTCCGTGATTACCGATCTTACCCTCGACAAACATAAAATGGCCGAGGAACTCAAACTGATCACCCAGCGCGGCGGCGAAAAGGTAAAGAACACTTCCGATATCATCACGGTCCTGAACGAGAACACGGACGAAATGCTCAAAATAATCGAAATTATCAATCATATTACCGAATCGACGAACATCCTCTCGATCAACGCGGGTATCGAAGCGGCCCACGCGGGAATCCACGGCAAGGGGTTCCGGGTTATCGCGGATGAAATAATGAAACTCGTCGACTCGACGAGAAAGAACGCCGGCAATATCTCCCGCCTGCTCCACGACCAGATCAATAATATCAACATTGCCCTGAGCGAGAGTCATAAAAGCGGCAAGACATTCAGTGATGTTTCGCAGGAAGTCGAAAGTGCGGCAAATACCTGGATTGAGATTTCGAACAAGGCACAACAGATGGCGGACCAGACCAAGGAAATTCAGGATGCAACGGAACGGATGCTCTTGATCACAAAAGCGGTACAGGAGGCCTCGACAGCCATCAAACAGAATGTCGAAAAAATCAATCTCGAGACCCACGATCTCGATGAGGCAACGACAAAAACGCTGGATATTCTGGAAAAAGTGACGGTGACGAACGAGGAATCGAAACAGTCCACCGTTGCGGTTCTCAACCAGCTCAACGAGATAGGTAAATTCGTTACGGTATTGAACAAATCAATCGATTTTTTTAATCTGGGTAAAAAAGTATATTTTCTCTTTCCGGACGCATCGACCGTTCACTACATCGATATCCTTTTGTCCCATGAAATAGAAGCCTTTGCAATCGGCGACCATTCAATATGCAAACCGGTACTCAAGGAACAAAAAAATTCGCTTCTCTTCATCAACTGCGACAATATTCCTTCCCGGTTTCAGTTCTCCGAATTCGTAAAATCCATCGCCAGATTGCCGGAACTCAAGGGTCTCAATATAGGTCTTCTCACCTCGAACAACTCACCGCCCTTTCCCGAACTCGGGGCGAAGCAGAAGTGTGAATATATCGTCATTGACCCGGACGATCCCGGTTTAAACGCCCGAACAATCCTTTCCTACGCCGAACGGCATAAGGCACGTGGATTACGAAAGCAGATACGGGTCGACTGCGAAGAGGGCGACGCGGTGAGTGTCGACATAACGATCGACAAACGGACACACACCGGCCGCGTCGAAAACATAAGCTCGGCCGCGCTCCTCTGCTATATCGAGGAGGACATTCCCCAACTGAAAAACATGAAACGGTTACCGGTTTCCCTCATGATAAAGGGAAACGAATATCCGTTAGTGTGCAGGCAAAGCATCGGAAAAAAAGAACACTACGTTATTCTTATTTATCAGACCGATACGCACAGGGAAACCTTTCGGGCAATAAAGCAATTCATCCGCCAAAAAATCGAAAAACACTTTGAAAAAACAATCGCTTGCTTTCGCGGCTGAGTTCTCCGTCGTACTTCACGCCGTTCGTCCGCCTACAGCCGGGTTATCGACCCGCCTCTTTCCCCGACGCGCGGCTTTCAGTGAATACGAAGCGTTTGTCGAGGAAAAACTTTATTGTGTAGCCGGCCGCGAGTCCGAAAAAACCGCCCACGAGATGGCTGTTTTCGAAATGAAAGGCAATCTTGAAAAGTATTTCGACACCCCAGAATACGGCGGTGGTGACAACGGCGAGCATGCCGTAGACGACGACCTGTCTGACCGTATGGCCGATCGTCTCGTGCTTTTCCCCGAATACGATGAATTTGTCGAGAAGAAACTTGGCGGTAAATCCAAGGATCGTGCCGGTGAGAAGCGAGACGACAAAAACCGGCTCCAGCCCGAAAACGGACACATCCGGCTTGCCGCGGAAAAGGCCCATCGCTTCCAATGCGGTTGCCGCCCCGTACTGGCTTCCGAGATTCACCGCGGTGCAGACGGCGGCAAACAGCATATACATGCCGTATTCCCGTTTCATCCCGCCCCTACAACATCCCGTCCAGATCGATTCCGATCGACTTGAGAATGAGAAGCGCCTTGATATTCATCTCATAGTACCGGTACCGGCCCGCCCTGATAAGCGCCTTTTCATAATCACTCGTTCCTTCACCGAACATCCCCACGACTTCCTCTTCGATAAAGGCGATCTCTTCATCGCCGTACACATAATAGGTGATTTCGACTTTTTCACTTGTTCCGTCGAATAACCTAAAGTCAGCGACAATGGCGTATTCCACGCCGTAGCCGTAGACTATCTGATCGAGCCGTACGGTATAATCGCCGCCCTGTTTCTCGAACGACGCCGCTTCGCATTCCGTTTTTTCAGTTTCCTTGTTGACGATTGCAAACGAGGCGTTTTGTATCGATACCCCCTGCCTGAACTTGAAATAAAGCGGATCGATCACGAGACTCTCGTCGGAGCGATATGTTTTTCCGAACGCTAAAGAAAATCCCCCTTTCAGCTCCCCGGCGCCGATCGCCCCGAGATACGGCATGTACCATTCGAGGATTTTCGTTTCATTCTCTATTCCTTTTGACCTGAGGACCGTTCCGCCGATACATGAAATGTAATTGTCCTTGAGTTCGGGATTAATCTCGTCGAATGCGGATTTCTCGAACGAAACGGGAAAACGGGTATAGACAACCGGTCCGGAATTAAGCCCGACCTGGACTTTTCCCCGTTTTTCACCTTCGGCGAGGGCAATCACGCTCTTTTTATACACTTTTCCGCCCGGTTTCACCGGGGCCGCCGTCCCGCCATATGTCTGAACAAGCTCCCCCCTTACCGATAGAACGATACCGATGATCCCCTCGGAATCATCCGCCCGGGCGGCGATACAGATCAGCAGCATGAAAACCGCGTGTACGGCCTTCCGGGGATACCTTGCCCTGTTCATCGTGACACCTCCTTGTCCATACTATACACCGTTAACGGGTAAATTTCCATTGATAAAGCTTAATCCTGGCATACGATAGTTCCTTAAAATCACGGGCCTCGACCTCACCGGCTGCCGATAGCCGGTCCATGAACTCCTTTGTCACGAGCAGGGTATTCAGCCTGTCACCTGTCTGAAACAAGCTTGCTTCGACGGCGTCATTGATTCCCGAACCGCTTAATGAATAATTGATCTCGCTTCCCGCCCCCACGCAACCCGCGTAGCATTCACATACGTGCAGGCAGATATCGAACGAAGCGATATACGCCTTTTTTCTGCCGTACTGTGCGTCTATAAAAGTCTGCCACTTCCCGACCTCATCGAGGCACTGCCGGGCACAGGCAAAGGCCCTCGCTTCACTTCCTTCTTCAGGGAGAGGAATATTCCAGAAACCAAGTACCCCGTCCATCCCCAGAACAAGATGGTTTCCTTCATGATGCTCGATCGCCTTGAAAACAAGGGAGAGGTATTTTTCATAGATGCTGGTGTAGCGTGTCGCATCTTCCTCGGTTTTTCCGAAATCCGGGAGTTTTCTCGGGAAGACCGCCATAATCACGCCGTCGGGAATCACTTTCGGCCGTTTCCATTCTTCCACATCCCTCAGCTTCTCCATCTGGGACGCCGAAAAAACCCTGCTCGCGACCATCTCGTATAATTCGTACCTGTTTGTCGTCAGAATAAAACGCAGAATTGCGATAATCCCGAACGTCATGAGCGAGAAGGCGAACGGGGTAGTTATCGGAATAAAACAACCGAAACAGAAAGAAACAAACGAAACAAGAATAAAGACGGTAATAACGCCAAAAGAAAAAAGCAGACTTTTTCCGAGCTCCTTTGTCCATGAAAAAAACAGGACCGCGCCGATAACCAGGATCGATAACACAATCATCAGCCAGGAAGGACACTGATCGATATAAAACCGGTGCCGCAGATTCGAGAGGGCCGTTACATGGCTCATGACACCCATCACCGTCTTTTTCTCGTAGGTAAAGGGATTTTCTCCCACAGCGGGCGTCAGGACGACATCGTTTTCTTCACCGGACTCAAGGAGGAATTCCGGCATCATGGATTGTGAAACGAAAAAATACTCAACCCCCGAAGCGCTGTCATTCTTCTTTATAAAAGGCTGTCCGAAGTAATTGTCGAGGCTTCGGGAAGAGTTTTCGAACCGGGGAGAAACGGTGGAAAGCCATATATAGTTGTTTTTGAACTCTAAAATATCCCTGCCGGTAAAAAAATTGTAGAAAATCTGTTTCCCGAGGTCATGATATCGCTTGCCGGTCGACTGTTCGAGCCGTCTTTCGATATCGCTTTCTTCCGCGAATCTGCTTATTCCTTCGGCGAAATCGGTAAAAAAATCGTATCGTCCGTCTTCCTGCTTCTCCATGACCTCCCCGGCCAGAAACATGGCAAGGGACATGGAGCAAAATGTTTTCCGGTCCCATATCATGAGCGGGATATAGCCGATCGCCGCCTTGATATCTTCCCCGTTCTCGAACCCGGACCGTACGCTCCCCTTTGCGACATGGAGGTTGCCGATAAACATCCTGTCGCCGAGTGCCGGATCGATATCGGTAAGCGGCCAGTAGAGACGGTCTTCGAGAAGGTGCGAGCGAAGGGTCGTTACCGTATCGGGCCTGCGGACCAGAAGCCCGCCGAACACGACAAACATGTTTTCCGGCATCCCGCCGAGCACCCGCCTCATCTCCCCGAACACTTCGGCCGCTTCATGTGCGGCAAAGGCGTAGTCGATGCCGGCGACAACACGCTTTTCTCCGTGATTTTCCGCGTAATCGG of the Spirochaetales bacterium genome contains:
- a CDS encoding GtrA family protein encodes the protein MKREYGMYMLFAAVCTAVNLGSQYGAATALEAMGLFRGKPDVSVFGLEPVFVVSLLTGTILGFTAKFLLDKFIVFGEKHETIGHTVRQVVVYGMLAVVTTAVFWGVEILFKIAFHFENSHLVGGFFGLAAGYTIKFFLDKRFVFTESRASGKEAGR